TGACCGTGGTGGCCATCGCAGCGGTGCACTGGCCCGCTCACTGGTCGAGCCTTGCAGAGCTGGCGCAGGGCTACGCCATCACCAACCAGGGTTACGGCAACTTCAAGCTGCCGCTGATTTACCTGGTGGCACTGCTACCGCTGCTGTTGAAGGGATCGGGGCGCCTGAGCCTGGACCACTGGCTCAAGGCGCGCCTGCTGCAACATTGACCGCAGGTGGTCAATCTTCGAGGGGCTTGGGTGGCGCGGAAGGTTTTGCCGGCTTGGCGGGCTTGGTGTCCTTGACCTTGGGCTCGGGCACTGCCGCCACCGGCTCTGGCGCAGCCACGTTTTTTTCGGTTGCTGGCAAGTCGTCAACGGCCTTGAAGATGGCCTGCGGGTCGATCTTCTCGCCGGTGTCATCGTCCTTGAGCATATGCCGCTCGCCATCCTTGCCGATCAGGATCACCTTGGTGCCCTTGCTGGCACCGAGCTTGAGTTCACGGATCAGGGCCATGGTGGTCTGCTGCTCAAGGTTCTTGTCTTCGCGCTTGCCCATCATGTTGGCCACGCTGTACAGCACCAGGCCACGCTCCTTGAAGGCGGCCTGGGTAGCCGGGTCTTTCAGGGCGTCGTTCAGGCCGCGCAAGGTGGGGTCGGCACTGCTCGGTGCGATGACCACCAAAGGCCTGGCCTTGCCCAGCTCCTTGGCCAGCGGTGCATCACTGTCGGCGGCATACAGCGGGCCCGTCAGGGCGAGCAAGGTGGCGAGGGTCAGTGACCGGACGAGCATGCGTATCTCCTTATTCTCTCGATAAACCAAAGACTACAGATCATGGAGAAAGATCCGACGCGGGAGCCTAAACCACTTGCTTGAAGCCTGCTCGGCACAAAGGTAACTTCCGATTACCATGACCGGGCTGCGACATCTCCGGAAACATCACAGCCCAGTTAGAGCATAGTTCAAAGCGGCCAGGGGTCAGGATATGTAGCCAGGTATGAAACCTGCCCTGCCCATGGCCTCACGGGTCAATTGCAGCAGCACCTCATGTTCGCGTTGCTGATTGTCGATGTGCAAAAGCGCGATTTCATGCTCATGATCACCCAACGCCATCAGCCGTTCCAGTTCATCGTGGTAAGACTCCGGCACCTGCAAACGGCTATCGGAGCTGCTTTTAAGGTAGTCCTGCCAGAACGGTTGCCTGGCCATGTACTGGGCAAGGTTTTCCACCGTTTGCGCTGCCAGCACCATGCGCCTGGCCTGGTTGATGTCCCAGGCGTTCAGGTTTGGAATGCCGAAATACAACATGTCATCCTGCTCGATTGGCAGGTCGAGCACAGCACGCAGTTGAATCCGGTAGGCCAGCGCGAACTCGATCGATTCGCTGCCCGCGCCCACCCTGATGGCATGCTCTGCAGCAACCTGGTCCAGCACGTTCATGCGCCACAACTGCCCCCCCAGATGCAGCAGCGCGCGCTCGGGATGTTGCGCGAGCTCGCCATGACGTGCACGCCACACCAGCACACGCAACTCCAGGTCCGAGAAGCGAATGGTTGCATTATCCTGGCAGTTGGCAACGGCGGCATTTTCGAACAGCTCTCGCTTCAGCACATCATCCCTCTCCATGTACTCGAACATCTTCAACAGACGGGTACTGAAGTTTCTGGCCAACGGTGCAGATTTGAAATTGCCTGATGACGTGAGCGCCGCCATGGTGGAGAAGAAATCTGCAGCGCCATGTTCAGCTTCCAGCTGAACCCACAGCGCAGCCATGTCATCGCGCCTGCTGATCGGTAGCACGTCCAGCCAACGCAGCCGATAGGGTACCCGGCTCTCCTCCAGCCAATGCCA
The genomic region above belongs to Pseudomonas sp. PSKL.D1 and contains:
- a CDS encoding DUF4174 domain-containing protein gives rise to the protein MLVRSLTLATLLALTGPLYAADSDAPLAKELGKARPLVVIAPSSADPTLRGLNDALKDPATQAAFKERGLVLYSVANMMGKREDKNLEQQTTMALIRELKLGASKGTKVILIGKDGERHMLKDDDTGEKIDPQAIFKAVDDLPATEKNVAAPEPVAAVPEPKVKDTKPAKPAKPSAPPKPLED